Within Massilia endophytica, the genomic segment GGGAGCCAAAGCGAGAGTTCCACCGGTATTCCTTCTGTTCCGTGATTGACAGCGCCATGCTAAGCCGGGATTATGGTGAGGAAAAGCGGAATGTTTGGAATTGAAGGTTTCGAAAAACGGGATGATCATGCGGCGAACCACCTTTGACCTCGATGCCCTCCGCAGCTTCAGCGAGGGTATGGAGTGCGGCAGCTTCGCCCGCGCGGCGCAGCGGCTGAACAAGTCCACGTCGGCGGTCAGCGCGCACCTGAAGAAGCTGGAGGAGCAGGCAGGGGCGCCTATCCTGCGCAAGTCTGGACGCGGGCTCGCCCTCACCGAAGCAGGCGAGGTGCTGCTCAGCTATGCGCGCCGCATGCTGGCGCTGAACGACGAAGCGGCGATGGCGGTTGGCGGTACCGATCTTGAAGGTGCGGTGCGTCTCGGCTTTCAGGAGGATTTCAGCGAGCACCTGCTCTCCGACGTGCTGGGCGTCTTTGGCAGGAGCCATCCCGGCGTGCGCATCGAAGCGAAGATCGAACGCAATGCCGAACTGCTTGAGCAGATACAAGGCGCGGCATTGGATCTTGCGCTGATGTGGCATCACGGCCAGCAGGCGAAGGATATGGAAGTGCTGGGTGAATATCCGCTGCACTGGATCGGCAGCCGCGAAGTGGATCTGGCTGGCGAAACGCCTGTGCCGCTGGTTGTGATCGAAGCGCCGTGCAGGATGCGGTCGATAGCCACCGAGGCGCTGGACCGCAAGGGTATTCCCTGGCGCATTGCCGTCACGAGCCCGAGCCTTGGCGGCGTGTGGGCTGCCGTGTCGGCGGGCCTCGGGATCACGGTGCGTTCGACATTTGGCATGCCCGCCAGCCTGCAGGTGCGCAGCGAGGGCCTTCCGGCTTTACCTTCGGTTCGGCTGGCGCTGCGGCGCTCGGAGGCGGAGTTGGGGCCGGTCTGTCAGCGCCTGCACGACATCATCCGGCAGAGCGTGCAGCTCAAGGCGCCTTGAGGCCCGCCGCCTGCGCGGTCAGCGTTCCCAGCACGCCATACAGCGGCAGGATATTGCTCTTGTCGTCCGGGTAGACGCGGTTCGACAGGAACACGTAGAAGGTCTTCGAGTTCGGGTCGACCCACAGAATGCAGCCCGTGAAGCCCGTGTGGCCGAAGCTCCCAACGGGGAACACAGTGCCGCGCGGGCGGGCGTAAGGCGAATCGATATCCATGCCCATGGCGCGGGCAGGCAGGCCGTCCGGCGACTGGCGCGTGGTGAGCAGGCGCACGGTTTCCGGCCGCATCACGCGCACGCCATCGAGTTCGCCGCCATTCAGCAGCATGCGCGCGTAGCGGGCCAGGTCGCCCGCTGTCGTGAAGATGCCCGCCGAGCCGCCCACACCGCCCATGAAGCGCGCCGTGGGATCGTGCACCACGCCTTGCAGGGTCTGGCCCGGCGGCAGGTCGATATGGGCGCTCTTGCCGCCATCTTCTTCCTGCGCCTTCTGGGTGGGGGCGATACCGCTTGCGGTGAAGCGCGCCAGCGGGAGATAGCCGGTATGCTTCATGCCGAGCGGCGTGAAGATGCGCTGCTGCGCGAAGGCCGACAGCGGCATGCCGGAGACCTTCTGCACCAGCTGGCCAAGCAGAACATAGTTGATGTCCGAGTAGCGGAAGAAGGTGCCGGGGGTATGCGTGACCGTCTGATTGCAGGCCAGCTTGTGCGCCGCCTCGTCGCCGCGCCATCCGGGCTTTGCGGGCAGGCTCGCGGGCAGGCCTGAACTGTGCGTGAGCAGGTGGCGGATGGTGATGGCTTCCTTGCCGCCGTTCGCGCATTCGGGAAAGTAGTTGACCAAAGGTGAGTCGAGCGAGATCTTGCCTTCTTCGGCAAGGATCAGCACCGATGGGGCCGTGGATACCACCTTGGAGAGCGAGGCCGCATCGTAGAGGGTGTTAAGGGTGACGTCGGCGCTGCCGGTCTCGTAGCTTTGCTTGCCGTAGGCCTGCTGATAGCTGGCTCCTTCATGCTCCATCCAGTACACGGCCCCGGGCAGCTTGCGCTCGGCCACATAGCTGCGCACCGCGCTGTCGATCTGCGCGGTGCTGGCGGTATCGAGCGGCCGCTGCGGAGCAAATGACGCGCAGGCGGAAAGGAGCAGAAGGGGCGTAAGCCGGAGGAGTGTGTGCAGTCGGTTCATGCGCCGAATGTAGCACAACAGCCCGGCTTATTCAGACTTCGGACCGAAGCCGATAACTTTCCCCGCATCGTCCACGTCGAACTGCCAGGTCACTACCTTCTTGCCGTACAGGGCTGCGTATTCGCGCCGCGTCTTTCCCTCGCCGGGCTGTTCGAGCGTCAGTACAAGGCGGTCCAGAGGCTGGAGCGATTTGAAGAAGGGTAAGAGGAAGGCCTTCAGCGACGGGATGAAATTCTCCCTCGCGGCAGGCGTGAACTCCGTTTCATCGACGCTCCCGCTCCACGCCGCCGCCAGAACCTTGGACACCTTCGCCGTCAGTTCGGGCTTTTTGTCCTCGATGCCAGCCGGAAGGGAAGCAGCAAGGGCTGGGTAATAGAGCTCCGAGATGCCCTGCGCCAGGTAAGGGTAGAGCGCCTGGCCGTTTGTGAGCACCACGACGCCGAAGCGCTCCTTGGGGATGTACAGCAGGTCCGAAAGGGCAGGTCCGCCGGAATGGCCTGTGGTGTCGCGCCCATTCACCTTGCGCAGCACCCAGCCGACGCCAAAGGAAGCAGGCTTGCCGTTGCCGAGCGTCTGCGCCGTCCACATGGCGCGCTTGCTCTCTTCCTTCAGCAGGCTGTTGGCCTCGAGCGCCACCAGCACTTTCGCCAGGTCGGCGGCGGAGGAGTAAAGCCCGCCTGCACTGTAGCCCAGCGGCTTGAAGTCGTAGCTGAAGTTCTGGAATCTAGTGCCCTTCCAGTCGTAGACGCTGGCGCGGCGCGGCAGCACCTCGCTGCTGCGCCGGTCTCCATACGTGGATGCCTCCTCGTATGCTGTGGCTTTCAAGCCGAGCGGCTGGATGACCTCCGTGCGCAGCGCATCGATAAAGGTCTGGCCGCTGACATTCTCGATGATCTTGCGCAGCACGATATAGGCCGAGATGCCGTATTCGGAAGAGGCGCCGGGCGCATGGGCCAGCGGCAGCTTTGCCGCGGCTTCGATATAAGCGTCGAGTGCTGGATTGGGCTCGGTATCCACCCTGTCCGGAATGCCGGACGAATGGTTGGCGAGATGGCGCACCGTGACAGGCTCCCACGCTCCGGGTGCGTTCGGCAGATAGCGGGTAATGCTCGCGTCCAGATCCAGCTTGCCCTGTTCCAGCAGCCGCATTACCAGCATGCCGGTAAAGGGCTTCGTGGTGGAGGCGAGCTGGAATGCCGTGTCGGCGGTCGCCTTCTGCGTCCATTCGAGGTTCGCCAATCCGTAGGCCCGCAGCTTCACCACCTTGCCATTACGGACAATGGCCACGGCGGCGCCGGGCACGTGGTTCAGGCGCATCTGGGCCTTGATGTAGTCGTCGACCTTGTCGGCCTTTGCTGCGGGAGCCGCCAGGGCAATGGCCGCGCTCAGGATACATAAACTTCCGTACTTCATTCTTCTCTCCACGTAGAATGACAGGTGGGCAAAGTCTACTGTCGGAAGCGTCCCGGAATGTCGGGAATTTGTAAGGCCATCCTGGAGAACGAATCATGGAGATGAAGCGCATCAATGCAGGAAAACTGCGGGCGGTCGGCTACGACCAGCGCGAGCGCAAGCTGCGCGTGGAGTTCGACGATGGCAGCGCGATCGACTACGCGGGCGTCGGCGCCGAGGTGTGGCGGCGCCTGTCCACGTCCGGTTCGGCCTGGAGCTACTACCGGGACAATATCGAAGAGGAGTTCGCGGGCACGCGCAGCAACGTACGCGTGCAGTCCGACCGCAAGGCGCTCGAAGACCTTTTCAGGGCGCCGGACGAAGACTGAAGGACTTTGCCCGCAGCAGGCCGGCGCAGAGGACCACCGCACCCAGCATCAGCAAATGGGTGGCCGATGAAACGAGGGGAGCCACTGCGGGATTCAGCGCGTCGATATTGGCGAGCCGGTCCCCGAGCTGTCCCGCGTAGTTCCATCCCCAGTGCAGGCCCACGGCTGCCCACAGCGAGCGGCTGTAGAACAGGGCCGCCGCGTATGCGAGACCGAAGCAGAACAGCAGCAGCCATTCAAGCGGCCCATTCCCCAGGCGGTAAATGTGGTTGAGGACGAACAGCAGCGCCGAGAGCGCGATGAACACGCGCTGCCGCGAGACCGCAGGCAGGGCGCGCATGAGGAAGCCGCGCGTCACGATGTCTTCCGCGATGGAGGGGAGGAAGGTGTAGGGCAGCATGCCGAGCGCAATCGGCAGCACCTGCGCAAGCGATGTCTCCTTCGGTATGGCGATGCCATAGATTCCCGCCATTTCCCCCAACGCCAGCGCTCCAGCTTTCGCCAGCACGGCAAGCGCGAAGGGGGCAGCCAGCAGCAGGAACCAGCCGCGCCGAAAATCGAGATACCAGGCGTCCAGGCCGCGGAAGCCGAGCCAGCGGCCGACCGCCCAGGCAATCGGGAGGAAGGCCACAAGCAGGCCCGCCTGCACGGCAAAACTGCCGAGAATGCGCCCGCCCAGCCCTTCGGGCAGCTGGTAGGCGCAGAACAGCACAATGAAGGCAAGCCACAGCTTTGGCTGGGAGGGGGCGGGCAGGTCGTTGGTAAGCATGCGCTGATGGTAGGGGCGGCGTTTCCCATCGTCAAGCTTGACCTTCCGCGGCCGTTCCCTTATGCGTGCAGTTGTGGACCGCACTGCGCCTGCCCCAAGCCCTGCGCCTGTGGCAGATACGCTGGCGCGCTGCTGCTGGCTGATCTTGCATCGAAAAACGGTTAGAATACGCTGCTCCCATTTTTTCACAGCCGTCCATGCTGCGTCGTTTCCTGCCATTGCTGATTGCTCTCTCGCTGCTGATGTCGCAGCTGGTGACGCTTTCGCACGGCTATACGCACTGGACGCCGGCCAAGCCAGCCGCAGTTACCGCCCAGCCCTCCGCCTCCGCAGGCCTGGGCGACCCGGTACTCTCCGATGCGCTTTGCCAGCTGTGTCTCGTGGCCGGGCAGCTGGCGTCCGCCATCCATGGCAGCACCCAGCATGTGCGCGCCATCGATGGCCCGGCGCTGCATACCGGCATTGAACTGCTTCAGCATCTGGACCGTGTTACCACGGTCGTCTTCCGCTCGCGCGCTCCCCCCGCACTCTGAACAATCACACACGGCATTCCGGCAGGCGCTCGCGTGGCGCCTGCCGCCCCACGTATTTTTCATGAGTTCGAGGTTTCATAATGATCGCCAAGCGCACTTTGCTCGCTACTGCTGTACTGTCCACCTTTTCTTCGCTGTCCATGGCCCAGAGTGCCGACAGCGTCTTGCCCAAGGTCGTCGTCACGGCCAACCCCTTCCGCACTTCCGAGGCTGACCAGATTCTGACGCCAGCCAAGGTGCTGTCCGGCGATGAGCTGCGCGATAAGGTCGGCAGCTCGCTGGGCGAAACGCTCTCCCAGGAACTGGGCGTTTCCGCTTCCGCTTTCGGTGCGGGCGCTTCCCGCCCCATTATTCGCGGCCTGGAAGGGTCGCGCGTGAAGATGCTGGAGAACGGCATGGCGGTGTCCGACGTGTCGGGCCTGTCCAACGACCACGCCGTTGCGGCAGAAGGCGCTGTGGCGCGCCAGATCGAGATTCTGCGCGGCCCGGCCGCCTTGCTGTACGGTTCGGGCGCCATCGGTGGCCTGGTCAACGTCGTCAACGAACGCATTCCCACCGCTCTGGAAAAGGAATGGACCGGCCAGGTGGAGACGCGCTACAGCACGGTGGACAGCGGCAAGAGCGCTTCCGGCACCATCGACGGCGCGGTCGGCCAGTTTGGCCTGCATGCCGACGGCAACGGCCGCAACACGGACGACTACAAGATTCCCGGCAGCCGCGTGGCTGGCGATCCCGAATCGGGCTCCGGCCGCCTGTCCCATTCCGCCACCAAGGAGCGCAATGCGGGCATCGGCGGCTCCTATATCGCCGACTGGGGCTTCGCAGGCATATCGGCTTCGCACCTGAGCAACCTGTATGGCATTCCGAGCGCGGAAGGCTCGCGCATCGACCAGAAGCAGACCCGCTACGATTTCGACAGCCTGGTGCGCAAGCCTTTCGAGGGCATCGAGTCCTTCAAGTTCAAGGCAGGCTACACCAGCTACAAGCACGCCGAGCTGAATGAAGAGAACGACCCCGAGGTCATCTTCAAGAACCGCTCGCTCGAAACGCGCGCCGAGATGACGCACAACCCGATTGCGGGCATGCGCGGCACCTTCGGCGTGCAGACCGAGAACACGCACTTCTCCGGCCTGAGCCCGGACGGCGTAGCCGAAACCGTGCCGGTAACGCATTCGAAATCCACCGCAGGCTTCCTGGTGGAGGAGAAAACCATCGGCCCTGTGGTGCTGAGCGGCGGCTTGCGGTTGGAATCGGTGAAGCGCACGCCGGATGGCGGCGTGGAGCGCTCCTTCGATCTCAAGTCCGGCTCCTTCGGCGGCCAGTGGGCGTTCACGCCGGGTTATGCGGCGGGCGTTACGCTCTCGTATGCCGAGCGCGCGCCCGCAACCGAGGAGCTGTATTCGCACGGCCCGCACGATGCGACCGTGACCTACGACATCGGCAATCCCGACTTCAAGAAGGAAGCTTCTCGCAACGTGGAGCTGAGCGTGCAGAAGACAAAAGGCCTGCTGCGCTGGAAGGCGAACGTGTTCGAGAACAAGGTGCGCAACTTCATCTACGGCCAGATGACGGGCAATCTGCTGGACGACGAAGGCAACCCAGGCGAGGAACTGCGCGAGCGTGTGTTCACCCAGGCCGACGCCACCATCCGCGGCGCAGAAGGCGAAATCACCTACAACGCGCAGGGCAGCGGCTGGTCCGGCCGCCTGTTTGCGGATGGATCGCGCGGCAGCCTCGATCACGGTGGCAGCCTGCCGCTGCAGCCATCTAACCGGGTGGGCGCCAGCGTCGGCTATCGCTACGCGGACCTGCGCGCTGGCCTCTCAGTGGTGCATGCGGATGGCCAGGACCGTCTGGCTGCCTTCGAGACCACCACGCCTTCGTACACGCAGCTGAACGCCAACATCTCCTATACCCAGCGCCTGGGCCAGCAGGAGCTCACCTGGTTCCTGCTGGCGAAGAACCTCACGAACGAAGAGATCCGCGTGTCGACCTCCGTTCTGAAGGATATCTCGCCGCTGCCGGGCCGGAACTTCGTGTTCGGCGTCCGCGCGCACTTCTGACCGCGTCAGGCCTCTCCGAACCACTTCGCCAAGGCTTCGGGGAGGCCGGCGCACCCGCTGTCGCCAACCCAGGCGACATAGCCGTCAGGTCGTACCAGCACCGCGCCGGGGGCAGCAACTGTGCCAAGCACGGGTAATTCCCAGGCCCCGCCATAGCTCGCGTCGATCAGTTTGACGCGGCGGCCCTTGCTGATTGCACCCGGCGCACCGAGGTTGAGCAGCAGCGGCTTGGCGTCATGCAGAAGGCTGTAGACCCGCACCATGCCGCTCGCCGTTTGCAGGTCGAGATCGGGCATGCGGCGGCCCAGCAGGGGATGGCCTTCGCCCAGGTCGTAGTGAATGTCGAGGCCCGACATCATGCCGCCCATGCGCTTGCGAGGCTGTTCCAAAGTGAGAATGTCGGCGAGGACTTCGCCCAGGGCAGCAGTGCGGTCATCACCCCGTCCCAAGGCCACGGCGGCCATGGTGTTGCGGAGGACACGCGCGGCGACAGGGTGGCGCTCGCTGTGGTAGCTGTCGAGCAGCGTGGCCGGGGAAGCGCCTTTCACCACCAGCGCCAGTTTCCAGCCCAGGTTCACCGCGTCCTGCAGGCCAAGGTTGAGGCCCTGGCCGCCAGCAGGGTAGTGCACGTGCGCGGCGTCGCCGGCCAACAGCACACGTCCTTTCCGATAGGAGGCTGCTTGCCGGGCCATGTCCGTGAAGCGGGAAATCCAGCCGGGATTGTGTACGCCGAAGTCGGTGCCGAAGTAGTCGATCAGCGCTTCGCTGACATCCCGCAGCGTGGGCTCGCCCTTGCCGATCTCCTTCTCGGTCAGCACCACGCCAACACGCCCATCCTCCAGCCTGCGCATGGCCATCACGCCGCGCTCGTTCTTGTGCAGGCCGAGCTTGGGCTCTTCCGTCATCTCGACTTCGGCAATGAGATTGCTGACCGAGGCATCCCATCCGGCGAACTCGATGCCTGCGGCTTTGCGGATGACGCTTCGCCCGCCGTCGCAGCCCACGAGATAGTGTGCGCGCATGGTCCGGCCGTCGGCGAGCGTCACGCTCACGCCAGTATCGTCCTGCGTGAAACCGGTAACCTCGACATTGCGGATAACGGATACGCCGCGTTCCTGCGCCCATTCCGCGAGAATGCGTTCGATGTGGTTCTGCGTGAGCGCGAGCCCGTAGTTGTGCCGGGTGGGGAAGTCGCTGATGTCGAGGGAGACGCCGCCAAAGCCCGCGATCTGCATCGTCTTTCCTTCGGCAAGGAAGCGGTCTGCAATGCCGCGCTGGTCCAGCACTTCGATGCTGCGGGCGTGGAAGCCGCCGGCGCGTGTGCCGAGAATTTCCTGGCTGGGGCGCCGTTCGAGGATCGCCACGTCCACGCCCGCGAGAGACAGTTCACCTGCCAGCATCAGCCCTGTCGGGCCACCTCCAACAATCAGTACGGCATGCTCGTTCATCGCTTCACCTCCGCTGGATTCGGGCGCCGATTATAGGCATTCGCAACCGGGAATCTCAAGCCGTGTAACTTCTTGAAATGATTAGCGCATGAGCAGCGGCTCTGCAGCGATGGCCGCGGCCAGGTAGTCCACCAGCGCTTTAACCCGCGCCGACAGGAAGCGCTGCTGCGACCATACCGCATGAATGGGGCGCGTCACTTCCAGCCAGCCTTCCATCACGGCGCGCA encodes:
- a CDS encoding serine hydrolase domain-containing protein, producing the protein MKYGSLCILSAAIALAAPAAKADKVDDYIKAQMRLNHVPGAAVAIVRNGKVVKLRAYGLANLEWTQKATADTAFQLASTTKPFTGMLVMRLLEQGKLDLDASITRYLPNAPGAWEPVTVRHLANHSSGIPDRVDTEPNPALDAYIEAAAKLPLAHAPGASSEYGISAYIVLRKIIENVSGQTFIDALRTEVIQPLGLKATAYEEASTYGDRRSSEVLPRRASVYDWKGTRFQNFSYDFKPLGYSAGGLYSSAADLAKVLVALEANSLLKEESKRAMWTAQTLGNGKPASFGVGWVLRKVNGRDTTGHSGGPALSDLLYIPKERFGVVVLTNGQALYPYLAQGISELYYPALAASLPAGIEDKKPELTAKVSKVLAAAWSGSVDETEFTPAARENFIPSLKAFLLPFFKSLQPLDRLVLTLEQPGEGKTRREYAALYGKKVVTWQFDVDDAGKVIGFGPKSE
- a CDS encoding KTSC domain-containing protein, which produces MEMKRINAGKLRAVGYDQRERKLRVEFDDGSAIDYAGVGAEVWRRLSTSGSAWSYYRDNIEEEFAGTRSNVRVQSDRKALEDLFRAPDED
- a CDS encoding FAD-dependent monooxygenase gives rise to the protein MNEHAVLIVGGGPTGLMLAGELSLAGVDVAILERRPSQEILGTRAGGFHARSIEVLDQRGIADRFLAEGKTMQIAGFGGVSLDISDFPTRHNYGLALTQNHIERILAEWAQERGVSVIRNVEVTGFTQDDTGVSVTLADGRTMRAHYLVGCDGGRSVIRKAAGIEFAGWDASVSNLIAEVEMTEEPKLGLHKNERGVMAMRRLEDGRVGVVLTEKEIGKGEPTLRDVSEALIDYFGTDFGVHNPGWISRFTDMARQAASYRKGRVLLAGDAAHVHYPAGGQGLNLGLQDAVNLGWKLALVVKGASPATLLDSYHSERHPVAARVLRNTMAAVALGRGDDRTAALGEVLADILTLEQPRKRMGGMMSGLDIHYDLGEGHPLLGRRMPDLDLQTASGMVRVYSLLHDAKPLLLNLGAPGAISKGRRVKLIDASYGGAWELPVLGTVAAPGAVLVRPDGYVAWVGDSGCAGLPEALAKWFGEA
- a CDS encoding serine hydrolase domain-containing protein, whose translation is MNRLHTLLRLTPLLLLSACASFAPQRPLDTASTAQIDSAVRSYVAERKLPGAVYWMEHEGASYQQAYGKQSYETGSADVTLNTLYDAASLSKVVSTAPSVLILAEEGKISLDSPLVNYFPECANGGKEAITIRHLLTHSSGLPASLPAKPGWRGDEAAHKLACNQTVTHTPGTFFRYSDINYVLLGQLVQKVSGMPLSAFAQQRIFTPLGMKHTGYLPLARFTASGIAPTQKAQEEDGGKSAHIDLPPGQTLQGVVHDPTARFMGGVGGSAGIFTTAGDLARYARMLLNGGELDGVRVMRPETVRLLTTRQSPDGLPARAMGMDIDSPYARPRGTVFPVGSFGHTGFTGCILWVDPNSKTFYVFLSNRVYPDDKSNILPLYGVLGTLTAQAAGLKAP
- a CDS encoding TonB-dependent receptor, whose protein sequence is MIAKRTLLATAVLSTFSSLSMAQSADSVLPKVVVTANPFRTSEADQILTPAKVLSGDELRDKVGSSLGETLSQELGVSASAFGAGASRPIIRGLEGSRVKMLENGMAVSDVSGLSNDHAVAAEGAVARQIEILRGPAALLYGSGAIGGLVNVVNERIPTALEKEWTGQVETRYSTVDSGKSASGTIDGAVGQFGLHADGNGRNTDDYKIPGSRVAGDPESGSGRLSHSATKERNAGIGGSYIADWGFAGISASHLSNLYGIPSAEGSRIDQKQTRYDFDSLVRKPFEGIESFKFKAGYTSYKHAELNEENDPEVIFKNRSLETRAEMTHNPIAGMRGTFGVQTENTHFSGLSPDGVAETVPVTHSKSTAGFLVEEKTIGPVVLSGGLRLESVKRTPDGGVERSFDLKSGSFGGQWAFTPGYAAGVTLSYAERAPATEELYSHGPHDATVTYDIGNPDFKKEASRNVELSVQKTKGLLRWKANVFENKVRNFIYGQMTGNLLDDEGNPGEELRERVFTQADATIRGAEGEITYNAQGSGWSGRLFADGSRGSLDHGGSLPLQPSNRVGASVGYRYADLRAGLSVVHADGQDRLAAFETTTPSYTQLNANISYTQRLGQQELTWFLLAKNLTNEEIRVSTSVLKDISPLPGRNFVFGVRAHF
- a CDS encoding CPBP family intramembrane glutamic endopeptidase, whose translation is MLTNDLPAPSQPKLWLAFIVLFCAYQLPEGLGGRILGSFAVQAGLLVAFLPIAWAVGRWLGFRGLDAWYLDFRRGWFLLLAAPFALAVLAKAGALALGEMAGIYGIAIPKETSLAQVLPIALGMLPYTFLPSIAEDIVTRGFLMRALPAVSRQRVFIALSALLFVLNHIYRLGNGPLEWLLLFCFGLAYAAALFYSRSLWAAVGLHWGWNYAGQLGDRLANIDALNPAVAPLVSSATHLLMLGAVVLCAGLLRAKSFSLRPAP
- a CDS encoding LysR substrate-binding domain-containing protein — its product is MELKVSKNGMIMRRTTFDLDALRSFSEGMECGSFARAAQRLNKSTSAVSAHLKKLEEQAGAPILRKSGRGLALTEAGEVLLSYARRMLALNDEAAMAVGGTDLEGAVRLGFQEDFSEHLLSDVLGVFGRSHPGVRIEAKIERNAELLEQIQGAALDLALMWHHGQQAKDMEVLGEYPLHWIGSREVDLAGETPVPLVVIEAPCRMRSIATEALDRKGIPWRIAVTSPSLGGVWAAVSAGLGITVRSTFGMPASLQVRSEGLPALPSVRLALRRSEAELGPVCQRLHDIIRQSVQLKAP